A single genomic interval of Chryseobacterium paludis harbors:
- a CDS encoding L,D-transpeptidase — MNNIIVKKSLLYSLVLALFLVSCKKEIEKINDTLGNDTANTESPMAKTDSIKKDSVVKKESVPPAMQETGFYNAFILPKDKKMRDSIYSVFSKKYTEKERYAILALNRLDSKNKWNSDTLVVPAKIDTTLMAYSPFPMQLDVLSNVKKFVVFSYPIQAYGVYSNGSLVKWGPTSMGKKAAQTTRGLTFANWKKKLSISTVSSEWKLPYNFNIFNSGGIGWHQYDLPGYPASHSCLRLLRKDAQWLYSYADTWILNPGGATTKAKGTAVMVFGDYKWGHRKPWRNLLEDPNANNISVEEMNKLIEPNVERILREQENREKVADSIRAAKAVEIQEPAQKPEVLAP; from the coding sequence ATGAATAACATAATTGTGAAAAAATCTCTTTTATACAGTCTTGTACTGGCATTATTTTTAGTTTCATGTAAAAAAGAAATTGAAAAAATAAATGATACTTTAGGCAACGATACAGCCAATACCGAGTCTCCAATGGCGAAAACAGATTCTATAAAGAAAGACTCTGTAGTAAAAAAAGAATCTGTTCCCCCTGCAATGCAGGAAACCGGTTTCTATAATGCTTTTATACTTCCGAAAGATAAAAAAATGAGAGACTCCATATATTCTGTATTTAGTAAAAAATATACAGAAAAGGAGCGGTATGCTATTTTAGCATTAAACAGATTAGACTCTAAAAATAAATGGAACTCAGATACCTTGGTTGTTCCGGCTAAAATAGACACTACATTGATGGCCTATTCGCCATTTCCAATGCAATTGGATGTATTGAGTAATGTGAAAAAATTTGTTGTTTTCTCATATCCTATTCAAGCGTATGGTGTGTATTCCAATGGGAGCCTTGTAAAATGGGGTCCTACAAGTATGGGAAAAAAAGCAGCACAGACAACAAGGGGATTAACTTTTGCAAACTGGAAAAAGAAATTATCAATTTCAACAGTAAGTAGCGAATGGAAATTACCTTATAACTTCAATATCTTTAATTCAGGTGGAATAGGATGGCACCAATATGATTTACCCGGATATCCTGCATCGCATTCATGCTTAAGATTATTGAGGAAAGATGCTCAATGGCTATACTCTTATGCCGATACATGGATCTTAAACCCTGGAGGAGCGACCACAAAGGCCAAAGGAACAGCAGTAATGGTTTTTGGGGATTATAAATGGGGGCACAGAAAACCATGGCGGAATCTCTTGGAGGATCCTAATGCCAATAATATTTCTGTAGAAGAAATGAATAAGCTTATTGAGCCTAATGTTGAAAGGATTTTAAGAGAACAGGAGAATAGAGAAAAGGTGGCAGATTCTATAAGAGCGGCGAAGGCTGTTGAAATTCAGGAACCTGCACAAAAACCAGAAGTTCTTGCACCTTAA
- a CDS encoding cytochrome P460 family protein — protein MKKNVIYLVLSFLFILSCHSEEKENLNRNASVKQSDELLENPLLMTPITSSVQPKDSTMSTLYGNKAAAAYAKMNSDSKYPEGAVLYEVTWKQKPDELWFGANIPKEIFSVEKVIFQNRDLHKYEIYMGKPLKKKRLFKDEEFSRISFITSQKMAVSP, from the coding sequence ATGAAAAAGAATGTTATTTATTTAGTCTTAAGTTTTCTATTCATCTTATCATGTCATTCGGAAGAAAAAGAAAATCTTAATAGAAATGCTTCTGTTAAACAGAGTGATGAATTGCTAGAAAACCCACTGTTAATGACTCCAATTACATCATCTGTTCAGCCAAAAGATAGTACAATGTCTACATTGTATGGAAATAAAGCAGCTGCTGCTTATGCAAAAATGAATTCTGATTCCAAATATCCTGAAGGTGCTGTACTTTACGAAGTAACATGGAAGCAAAAGCCAGATGAATTATGGTTTGGAGCCAATATACCTAAAGAAATTTTTTCTGTTGAAAAGGTTATTTTCCAAAATAGAGATTTACATAAATATGAGATTTATATGGGAAAACCACTTAAAAAGAAAAGACTTTTCAAAGACGAGGAATTTTCCAGAATATCATTTATTACATCACAGAAAATGGCAGTTTCTCCATAA
- a CDS encoding cytochrome P460 family protein yields the protein MKRNTKILVVLLIVFVLIQFFRPEKINYGKPAQDLSNVPEEVNAIIRNSCFDCHSSEARLNWYDNITPANFFVTSHIKDGRKALDFSKWNTWPKAQQNSTLFFAINKVLSGEMPLPSYAAVHSSTKLNGKQVDILKNYALSLTSRKVTDTAQVNKVEKQYNAWMNEGRKNTTVKPSPNGLQYIPDYRDWKAISTTDRFDNGSTRIIFGNEIAVKAIQEHHTNPWPDGTVFAKTAWKQEVHADGSISTGEFIQVEFMVKDSKKYTKTKGWGWGRWKGNDLKPYGDRPDFDKECVECHQPMKSRDYVFTSPLYLISQLKKVE from the coding sequence ATGAAAAGAAATACTAAAATACTTGTGGTTCTATTAATCGTATTTGTTTTGATTCAGTTTTTCCGGCCTGAAAAAATAAATTACGGAAAACCTGCTCAAGACCTGTCTAATGTACCTGAAGAGGTAAATGCTATTATAAGAAATTCCTGTTTCGATTGTCATTCATCTGAAGCGCGTTTAAATTGGTATGACAATATAACGCCGGCTAATTTTTTTGTGACTTCTCATATTAAAGACGGGCGTAAAGCTTTGGATTTTTCGAAATGGAATACCTGGCCTAAGGCTCAGCAAAATTCTACACTATTTTTTGCCATAAATAAAGTGCTGTCTGGAGAGATGCCATTGCCAAGTTATGCAGCTGTACATTCTTCAACAAAGCTCAATGGTAAACAGGTTGATATTTTAAAAAATTATGCTTTATCACTTACCTCAAGAAAAGTGACAGATACTGCTCAAGTGAATAAAGTTGAAAAACAATACAACGCATGGATGAATGAAGGCAGGAAAAATACTACTGTCAAACCTTCACCTAACGGATTACAATATATTCCTGACTATAGGGATTGGAAGGCAATCAGTACTACAGATCGTTTTGATAATGGTTCAACACGTATTATTTTCGGAAATGAAATTGCTGTAAAAGCGATTCAAGAGCATCATACAAATCCTTGGCCTGACGGAACGGTTTTCGCAAAAACAGCTTGGAAACAGGAAGTTCATGCGGATGGGAGTATATCGACAGGAGAGTTTATCCAAGTGGAATTTATGGTAAAAGATAGTAAGAAATACACTAAAACAAAAGGTTGGGGATGGGGAAGATGGAAAGGGAATGATCTGAAACCTTACGGTGATCGTCCTGACTTTGATAAAGAATGTGTTGAGTGTCACCAACCGATGAAAAGCAGAGATTATGTTTTCACCTCTCCTTTATATCTTATTTCACAACTTAAAAAAGTAGAATAA
- a CDS encoding LytR/AlgR family response regulator transcription factor, giving the protein MKKINLYTITFFAVSIVILLISFFSFRYLYSSSKNDIFNNKIEAGKRESREIGKLLELQLKQGLSKDIVIQNLQSSIVNTDTQSGFICMYNKNGIELCHPNPALIGHKIDKSNSQFTSDTKNQSDFSTILNSGQINAGVRSFPKNSNRSSEIVSVYPVAGSDWMVASHANINSIEQQVTDLYQKFLLVFIITSLVILITCFTLIRWIYKKYETQKNQEINTLNIEVNNLTILNKQLTTLQEKFHETTNFRSNEDTFENSRKRLITYHKDELISLETSEIAYFFLENNIVYLHTFMGSQYSINSSLDDLIKAVDNKMFYRANRQFIVNIKAIDSILVYGKNQLKLVMKPETNDTILISKNKVAEFKKWIEQ; this is encoded by the coding sequence ATGAAAAAGATCAATCTCTATACCATTACTTTTTTTGCAGTAAGTATTGTTATCTTACTGATCAGTTTTTTTTCTTTCCGTTATTTATATTCATCATCCAAGAATGATATTTTCAATAATAAGATCGAAGCGGGAAAAAGAGAATCTCGGGAGATTGGCAAATTATTGGAATTACAATTAAAGCAAGGCCTTTCCAAAGATATAGTTATTCAAAATTTACAAAGTAGTATTGTAAACACAGATACCCAAAGTGGATTCATCTGTATGTATAATAAAAATGGAATTGAGCTTTGTCATCCAAATCCAGCGCTAATTGGTCATAAAATCGATAAAAGCAACTCTCAATTTACTTCGGATACCAAAAACCAATCAGACTTTTCAACTATTCTAAACTCCGGACAGATCAATGCAGGAGTCCGAAGTTTTCCTAAGAACAGTAACCGCAGTTCGGAAATTGTAAGTGTATATCCAGTAGCAGGAAGTGATTGGATGGTAGCCTCTCATGCTAATATCAATAGTATAGAACAACAGGTAACTGATTTGTATCAGAAGTTTCTACTTGTATTTATTATTACAAGTTTAGTTATTTTAATAACATGCTTTACTTTAATACGATGGATTTATAAAAAGTATGAAACACAGAAAAATCAAGAGATCAATACCCTTAATATTGAGGTTAACAATCTTACCATTTTAAATAAGCAGCTTACTACCCTACAGGAAAAATTTCATGAGACCACCAATTTCCGTTCTAATGAGGATACTTTCGAAAACTCCAGGAAAAGGCTAATCACTTACCATAAGGATGAATTAATTTCTTTAGAAACATCGGAAATAGCTTATTTCTTTCTGGAAAATAATATTGTTTACCTGCATACTTTTATGGGAAGCCAATATTCGATCAATTCAAGCCTCGATGATCTTATTAAAGCTGTGGATAATAAGATGTTTTACCGGGCTAACCGGCAGTTTATCGTCAACATCAAAGCGATCGACAGTATTCTTGTATATGGAAAAAATCAATTGAAATTAGTAATGAAACCCGAGACTAATGACACCATCCTTATCAGTAAAAATAAGGTAGCTGAGTTTAAAAAATGGATCGAGCAATAA
- the trxA gene encoding thioredoxin, with protein sequence MALEITDSSFQETVLKSDKPVLVDFWAVWCGPCRTLGPIIEEVATDFEGKAVVGKVDVDNNQEISMQYGIRNIPTVLIFKNGEVVDKLVGVTPKEVIAEKLSAHL encoded by the coding sequence ATGGCTTTAGAAATTACGGATAGCTCATTTCAGGAAACGGTTTTAAAATCAGATAAACCGGTATTGGTAGACTTTTGGGCAGTATGGTGCGGACCTTGTAGAACGCTTGGACCAATCATTGAAGAGGTAGCAACAGATTTTGAAGGAAAAGCTGTAGTAGGAAAAGTAGATGTAGATAATAATCAGGAAATTTCTATGCAGTATGGTATCAGAAATATCCCTACTGTTCTTATTTTTAAGAATGGTGAAGTTGTAGATAAATTAGTTGGAGTTACTCCAAAAGAGGTGATCGCTGAGAAATTAAGTGCTCATTTATAA